One Cucumis sativus cultivar 9930 chromosome 1, Cucumber_9930_V3, whole genome shotgun sequence DNA segment encodes these proteins:
- the LOC101214816 gene encoding zinc finger protein CONSTANS-LIKE 5 — translation MGIDGDSVVKGFGGGWGVVAKPCDSCKTGPAAVYCRPDSAFLCLPCDAKIHCANKLASRHERVWMCEVCEQAPAVVMCKADAAALCVTCDADIHSANPLARRHERVPVEPFFDSTESVVKSSSVFNFLVPNETTAPVCDGAHHHEEVEVSSWLLSNSFFNSKLVDGPEIKPPSGDHLFFNEMDSFIDFEYPNPVNNHSAINDSVVPVQTKPLLTPVINQTHSPENCYDIDFCRSKLNSFGYQPQSLSHSVSSSSLEVGVVPEGNSVSDISYPMGQNVSTGADSGLPLSGSGNQATQLCGMDREARVLRYREKRKNRKFEKTIRYASRKAYAETRPRIKGRFAKRTDMLSEVDEIYGSAASSVFLTDAQYGVVPTF, via the exons ATGGGAATTGACGGTGACAGTGTTGTGAAGGGTTTCGGCGGCGGATGGGGCGTCGTCGCTAAACCTTGCGACTCCTGCAAGACTGGCCCTGCTGCTGTCTATTGTCGACCGGACTCGGCTTTTCTCTGCCTTCCCTGCGACGCCAAAATTCATTGCGCCAACAAGCTCGCCTCTCGCCACGAGCGTGTCTGGATGTGCGAGGTCTGTGAACAAGCTCCTGCTGTGGTCATGTGCAAGGCTGATGCTGCCGCTCTCTGTGTCACTTGTGATGCCGATATTCACTCTGCTAACCCATTAGCCCGTCGCCACGAGCGTGTCCCTGTCGAGCCTTTTTTCGACTCGACGGAATCAGTTGTTAAATCCTCCtctgttttcaattttctggTTCCTAATGAAACTACTGCCCCTGTTTGTGATGGTGCCCATCACCACGAGGAAGTGGAGGTTTCCTCCTGGCTTTTATCCAACTCGTTTTTCAACTCTAAGCTCGTCGACGGCCCTGAAATCAAACCTCCCAGCGGTGATCATTTGTTCTTCAACGAAATGGATTCTTTTATTGACTTTGAATATCCAAATCCAGTCAACAACCACAGCGCTATTAACGACAGCGTCGTCCCTGTTCAGACGAAGCCACTCCTTACGCCGGTTATTAACCAGACCCACTCCCCTGAAAATTGCTACGACATTGATTTTTGTAGATCCAAGCTCAATTCATTCGGCTATCAGCCGCAATCCCTAAGTCACAGT gtttcttcttcctccttaGAAGTTGGAGTCGTTCCAGAAGGGAATTCGGTGTCGGACATATCATACCCGATGGGTCAAAACGTGAGTACTGGTGCGGATTCAGGGCTACCGTTGTCAGGATCCGGAAACCAAGCGACACAATTGTGTGGAATGGATCGAGAAGCGAGAGTGTTGAGGTAcagagagaaaaggaagaacCGGAAATTCGAGAAGACAATCCGATACGCTTCAAGAAAAGCTTATGCTGAAACCCGGCCGAGAATCAAAGGCCGGTTCGCAAAACGAACCGATATGCTATCAGAGGTTGATGAAATCTATGGCTCAGCTGCTTCATCTGTGTTCCTGACAGACGCTCAATACGGCGTTGTACCAACGTTTTGA